agcaggagggggtcgacatcgacgacgcctttgctcccgtggcacggatggagtccgtgcgactcctccttgcgctagctgcccaggagggctggcgtgttcatcacatggacgtcaagtcggcgttccttaacggcgacttgaaggaggaggtctacgtgcaccagccgccgggatttgcgatccccggcaaggagggcaaggtgctccgcctgccaaggccctctatggtttgcggcaggcaccgagggcgtggaatgccaagttagattccacgctaaaggggatgggcttcgagcaaagcccgcacaagacggccatctaccgacggggcagtggaggaaatgctctgctggtgggtgtctacgacgacgacttggtgatcaccggcaccaaggatgcggaggtggcggcattcaaggaagagatgaaggccaccttccagatgagtgacctggggcctctctccttctacctgggaatcgaggtgcaccaggatgactccgggatcacgcttcgacagaccgcctacgccaagcgcgtcgttgagctagctgggctcaccgactgcaacccagctctcactccgatggagaagaggttgaagctgagccgcgacagcacgacggaggaggtggatgctacgcagtaccggcgtcttgtgtggagccttcgctaccttgcCCACACACGGccagacttggcattctccgtcgccTACGTTAGtcagttcatgcagcgaccgacgatggAGCActagcaggctgtgaagaggatcatccgctacgttgcggggactctcgatcacggcctctactaccctaggtgccctggggcggcacacttcgtcgggtacagcgacagcgaccacaccggcgacatcgacaccagcaagagcacgagcgggatcctcttcttcctcggcaagtgcctcgttagctggcagtcggtcaagcagcaggtggtggccctgtccagctgtgaGGCCGAGTACACAGCGGCCTCCACCGCCTCGACttaggcgctctggctcgctcgactgcttggtgatctcctcggcagagacactagagcggtggagctcagggtggacagcaagtccgctctggccctggcaaagaaccatgttttccatgaacgcagcaagcacatccgggtgaggtaccacttcatccgaggctgtttggacgaagggagcatcaaggcgagctacatcaacaccaaggaccagcttgcggacctgctcaccaagccccttgggaggatcaagttccttgagctctgctcgaggaccgggatggttcaactttcccacaagacgacgcacaagatttagggggagaatgatgaatAAGTCTTGGCATGGTCTGGTCTTTGTCGGGCTGCTGGCTGTTGCTGCCacaaggacagcatcttagcatttaggacagcatcttagaggacagcatcttagcatcttagactagtatcttagcatcttagactagcatcttggcatatgcttggctggctagcagcctataaatatgtatctccaacccctcaggttggcatggcattgagaaataaaccagaaaattgccccaactcctagtgtcatcctctctcgatgagagtaagaattatgctactaccaagagtaagaattcagcgactaacatgaTTATCAGTAGAGTTGCCCATCTTTTTAGCTTCACTGAATTCAGTAACATGTCCTTCTGACAGATCAGTCGTTACACGAATAGCAGACATATTTGATGTACCAACCAACCCATGCTTACTTCTTTCAGAAACAGAATTAGCCATATCAAAGGCAGAGGTGATATAGCTGGTGGCAGCGCTGAAGGGGACATCATTTGCTAGATGATCTGCTTTTAAATTGAGGCTTTTGGGGCATTCAACCTTGGATTCCTTGCACAAAGATATTTCGGGCATGTTACAGGCACGAAGATTTCTAGCTTTGATGTTTAGACACTTAATTTTCTCTAACAGTGCCACATTCTTCTTGATGACAGGTTGCTTCTCAAGTGCATCTGAATGGTTACCTTTGACCTTTCCAAGTATGTGATGAGGTAGGCACTTTATTTTCTCTAGCAGTGCCACATCCTTCTTGATGACAGGTTGCTTCTCAAGTGCATCTGAATGGTTATCTTTGACCTTTTCAAGTATGAGATGAGGTAAACTTTTGACAAAAGTATCAACAGGCACATGAGCATAACAGGAATCATTGTTTTCTGGGTGATAAACCCCATGTGGACCATGCCTTTCTTCTCCCCCCTAGTTCAGAACGGACTGACCATCATGAGTAAATGGTTCAACAAGGAAGCTGACAGTCTTGTCTGCAGGCTTGCACGGACCATATGATACCACTCCTCAAAGACGAATTCCATTCCTGTAGGGAGGGTGATCAGGAGGAGGATGCCAGTAATCAATACATGGAGGAGGCATACATATATCAGGAATTTGTGTAGCATGTAGTTGAGCCTATTCTGGTTCCCAAGAGAAATTTGCAGTAGAAACAGGATCACCTCCTGACAAAACAAATATATCTCATCATATGGAAAGGAAAGTAAAATTGTATAAAAGAAAATTTCTATGATAACCTAAGTTATGAAATATAAAATAATGGGTGAGAATCAGTGAACAAGGTGCGCACCAGTTAATGGGATCTTTCTTCGTTCATCTCGTGCCGCGATAACAACAGAGCTAAAAGATGGTCGCCCTTGAAAACAATGGCCTGCAAATGAGAAGGCACTAAGTAAAGAACATATGTTGTAGGTATATCAAATAAACTATATGGAACTGACAAAGCATTTAGCACCACTAACATAAATTTATCAAGAATACAGTTTATTGTTGGGCAAAATTATGATTTTAGATATGTAACTGTATAAACAACTACAAGCAGACTTAGGCAAGATAATCTGGTGGTACATGTAGACACCTTGTTGACCATTTGACTGAGAGTTCTTGGAATCAAGTACTGGGAAATCATCTGCACATATGGTAAACCTCTTTCTGTGTGATGTAGGCCTCTGCATTGGcaaaatatattattgtttttGAGAGCGAATAGGTCTCGGGAAATTGTGATAGATTGATATGGGTACAGGGAGtacaatatataggcaaggatcaggaagggtttatagaaacacccaatcaacggtgatccttgcctaACCAATAATCATCTACCATAATCCCTAGAGGCAGCCCAGCCGATAGGCTTGGGCGCCAGGCCCATGGCCAGCCCATAAGGCGCCTATTCTAACAGTTTTATACATGACATCTATATGTGTTCAGTTAGCTGACAACATGAATAACATATGGAATGCATACCTTTTTGGCAATAGTCCTTAATGGGGCTTTCAGAACATCCAAGAAAGAAATTTGAGAATGTGCAAATTTCCAGCTTCCTGATCTTAACTCTGTGCTTTGAGGGCGGCTTATCGCAGTTACAGAATCATGTGAAGTTCGACCACAAGAAACAGGTGAGTCGAGCAAGTCACTTTTATCTGTCGACATGCTTAAGCTTCCTGGAGAAGAAGGGTGGTCATTGATGTTCACAAATGACCCAGAACCTTCACCCTTCTTGAgagatagtagtgatgatgaaccccATGCATTTGGTGCTAGAGACATTGGCCTGTCGCCCCATGGTAGAGCACCCCTGCATCCATTCCAAGTTTCCAACATCCCATCAGATAGCAAAATATCACCAACAAGGTACAGGGAAACAGTAAAAAAATGTCTAGATCAGAAAAAACACACAAGGGATCCTCGTGACTGCATATTATCAAGACCGCTTCAACATTGAATCAATACTATTCATGCATCAAAGCTAACAAGACTACTAGACACAGTTCAGACTTTAGAGGAAATTGCTAAACAGCAATCACAGGGAAACAGTCAGAAATTGTTTAAACTAGTATTTAGTATTTATCCAGCCAATACACACAAGGGATCCCAATGGCGGCCTAAAAGACTACCATTTTGACACTGAATCAACATGGCTTATATGCATCTAAACCAGCATAGCTACTTGACAAAATCGGGACCATTATTTCAATCAGGGGACAAAAAAATACAAAAGCATTCCATTATTTTACTTAAAGGTAGTGCAAACTTAACtgtgcctccatccatcaactaTAAAAATCATTGTGAAGCTATATAAACACATAAACATTGGAAAGGGAACAAGCCGCTCCGGAATGAAGCCCCAGTGGGTGATAAGCACAATTCAAAACCCCCAATTCAACTAAGAATGGCATCTCCAGATGATGATTTACGCCGGGGAAAAGAAATGTCACCTCTGGGTTGGCAAATCAGTGGGCTTCGGGGCCGTCTCAACAACCCCCGCGGCCGGCGTCCTCCCCGGAGCCGCAGCGGCAGCAGCAAACCCCCACCTGCAGCGATAAACACTAAACCCTTGTAGTCGGGGAGCACCAACTGAACCCAATGGAAACGCAAAGAGATAGAAATGGGAGGAAGAATAAGGAGGCGAAGCGGATGGGACCTCTTGTTGGCGGCGAGTGCCCGCGCCGGTGCCGCGGCCATGTCTTCCCCGCTCCTGCGGGATTCGGAGCCGCGGGCGGAGAGGAACCTGGGACGGGACGGGCACCGGTGGCGGCGAGTGGCACGCGATGGGTAGTGGGGTGCTGgagacggaggcggcggcggcaggttATCGTGGGGGTCGGCCGCGGCAGGGAGAGGCGGAAACAGCAGacgaccaaaaaaaaaaaaaagagttccaGCAGTGGAGTGGAGCAGCGGAGAGGGGGTGTCTATGACAAGGTGGGCCCCACTGAGAGGCCGGAGACGAATTGGAGATCGCATGAGATCGGGACACCTTGTCAGACAAGTGGGCCCCACTGAATGGTTGGAGACGAATGGGAGAACGCTGGAGACCCGGACATATTGTCAGTGACTCTAGAACGAGCCACACGACCGCTGCAGAAAATCCTTCCGATTTTGTGCAAAAATCGTCTGTTGCTTTGAACTCATATTTgcgaaaaaaaaaattcaactccCAAAAATTTGAATTTACCTCGCGTATGCCAAAAAAAAACGGTCTAACAAACAGAACTTATATAATAAAAAACATTAGGGGCTTGCTTGGCTTGTGGTAAAATTTTGCCATGCTAAAGATTTAGCAAGTAAAATTTGGACAATAAAATTTGCCATAGATTTAGCAAGACAAATACGAGAGGTGGTCAAGTTTTGTTAGCAAACCAAAAATCAATCAAGCAGGTTCTAGAACATGAAGCGACAATTCAATTGACCGAGAAACAATAAATTTTGAAAGAAATCTTTAAAAAATGTACGCATGCTTGCCATTAATTTTTGAACTACAAAATTCTGTATTGACCTCGTGTTTCGCTGAAAACCTGTTAAACAGACTGAATTTAGATGGTATAACAAACATAAATTAGAAATGCAGACCATTGAGTGCAGTTCTACGCAAAATCCGTTGAAACGACAGAATATtaggcaaaacaaaaaaaaaatcaaagaaacacaAATtgtaaaacagaaaaaaaaaaacacacaacAAAACGGAGTTGCAATTGACCACATCTCCTTTTCACGTATTCAGCACAAGAACACACAAGATCCATACGTCAATTCACCACGAGATCATCAGCGATTGTGGAAAACTGATTTGAGTCATAAAATACTACCCGGAAACTCGTTTCTCCTATTGTACACCAGATTAAATAGGGAGAAAAGGGGCAGTGCACTAGATATCGTTCGACTCATTAATCATTATACATCAGGAGCAGCCTGCTGAACTGCTGCGCCTGGGAACGTTTCGCCTGCAGGAAAACTGGGGAATGCAGCGTCAGTCCCTTGGAAAGGTTGGCCAGCCGGTGTGCCGCCAAAGCTGTTGTCATTCCCACCACATATCAACGGTGCAGCAGCAGCTGGCTGGACTAGGCCACCTGGAGACATTGGCGACATTGTAGATGTATCGGCCAGTGATTGTTCAGGTGCGAGAGCAGGAAcaggtggtggtgctggtccaGGTACAGGGACAGGTGCAGATCCGGCTGCTCCAGTTGCAGGAGGCAGCACATCGAAACCAGTTCTTGCTCGGGGCCTGCGCTCCGGTGCTGCCCCATGGTCACGGCTCCTGCTCCTGCTGCGActccggctgctgctgcggctccGACTACGGCTCCAGCTCCCGCTGCGGCTTCTACTGCGTGACCAGCTCCTGCTCCGACTCCTACTTCTGCTAATGCTCCTGCTATCAGTTCTTCTGTCATAGCCCCGTGACCGGCCTCTATCTGGGCTGCGGCTGCAGCTCCGATCCCTGCCCTTGTCTCCATATCCACGACGGTTATCATATCGTCCACGTCCATCTGAGACAAACCAGTCATGTGGGCCTCGGTCAGAACGTCCCCTCCCGCCAAATCCACGCCCCCTGCCACCACGCCCACCAGAAAAATCTCCCCTACCTCGCCCACCAAAACCGGGAGAATCACCCCTGCCACGCCCACCAAAACCGGAAAAATCACCCCTGCCACGCCCACCAAAACCAGAAGAATCACGCCTGCCACCACGTCCACCAAAGCCTCCAGGGCTTGCTCCGCCTCGACTGCCAAAACCACCAGATCCACGCTCCCCTCTACCACCAAAACCACCTGACCCAGGGCCATCTCGTCCACCAAAGCCACCTGGGCCCTTTCTGCCACCAAAGCCACCTGGGCCCTCCCGTTCTCGGCCACCAAAGCCACCAGGGCTCTCATGGCCACCGAAGCCACCAGGGCCTTCCCGGCCACCGAAGCCACCAGGGCCAGCCCGGCCACCCAAGCCATCAGGGCCTTCCGGGCCACCAAACATGGCTGGGCTTTCTCGAACACCAAATCCACCCGGGCCCTCACGACCACCGAAACCTCCAGGACCCTCCCTAACACCACCATAACCAACAGGGCCACCAGGACCAGGTTCAAAACGACGACCACCAGGCCCGTCCCAGCGACTCATCCCAGCAGCCTGGTTTCTTGGACCTCCAGAAGCACTGCGTGCAGCCATGTCTTGCAGCTGTGGAGGGACATGCTGGTTGGCACCTTGCAAGAGTTTCACCAAATCGCCAGCATATTTCCAATCTTGTTCAGAGAGAAAAGTGTACGAGACACCAGTAGCGCCAGCTCTTCCTGTACGCCCTATGCGATGCACATAGTCCTCTATCCCAGTTGGAAAGTCATAATTGATTACCACTCTGGAGAAAACACATGGTGCAGTACAAATGAGCAACAGAAATTTGTCAGTGTTCAGTTAGGTAATATTAGACATAGAAATATTTTAAGGATTTAATATCTCACAATCAAATAAGCCTCACCTGATATCTTTGATATCAAGTCCACGAGCAGCAACATCTGTGGCTACTAATATTGGAGCCCTGCCAGTTCGAAACTGATTGAGAACATTCTCTCTTTCGGCCTGCGATTTATCACCATGAATGCTTACAGCATTAAAATTGCGACCAATACCACGAGCAAGCTGGTCACACATCTTCTTAGTCGAGCAAAATATGATGATTTTTGAGCCCCTTTCTTGATCTCTAAGAATCTGCTCTAGGCGTCGCTGCTTGTCCATAGGCGGAACCACCTCTACATACTGCAAACAAACAGGAGCCTTAGAAATGGATCATCCTAGAAACGAACACATAATATATTACAGATAAAGGCTGACACCTAGAAATTAGGTGCCAAAGAATGCTTTTTCAAACTACTTAACAATAATAGAAATTCTGACACCAGTCAGCAATGGCACTTCAAGGACTCTGCATCCTAAAGAAAGGCAAAGCATAAAGTATGAATAGAAACAATCGTAATTTCACTAGAATACCTGAGTgatggatttgttggcaacaagTTCATCGATGCTGCCAATGTTGACCTGGACAGGATCTCTTAGTAAATCCCCAGCTATTTTTGTAACCTCCTTTGGCCAAGTGGCAGTGTACATTAGAGTCTGTCTAGTATTAGGAATCTCATCCACAATCTTCCGTATTTGTGGCTCAAACCCCATGTCAAGCATGCGGTCTGCTTCATCAAGCACAAGTAATGAAACCTGATGGAGGCTAATCTTCTTCATCTCCAGAACATCATTAAGACGTCCTGGTGTTGCTACCACAATATCTGCTCCACGCTCAAGTTCTCTTAGCTGAGGGCCCTTTGAAGCTCCACCATATAGGCACTGAAAAAGAACATATCAACGATGGTTTCAATGTCTGAAATGTGACATGTCATTAGTAAACATAGTACCAGAAATAATGCACATATTCTACAAGGCACTTAGGTACAGAAATCTTGAATGATTGATGCACAGCAATATTGTTCAGAACCACACGAGTTCATTTTCTAAGATAACTACAATAAAAAACACACTAGGTCTAGGTAGGTGCTCAAGCTAGCCTAGTGCCCGGATAGCCGCCTCAGCCGCATCGATGTTTCTAAAGGTAAAGCTATCATAAACTTTTTGAAGAACAATACTTGAGTCTATGACTCTATGTTTTAAAGTCAATAGAGCACATTATTAACATTTGATATCCAATACTTAATTACTATGCATGGTCTTACAAAACAGAAAATGTGCACATAGTTTCAGGACTACAATTGGTTGTGATCAATGCTTTATTATTCTATATGCAAGAAAAGATAAGGCCATAATAAAAGATATCAGGACAGAACTTACTGTGCAGGAAACTCTAGATGATTGACCAAACTTAACTACTTCGTCTTGTATTTGTGAAGCAAGCTCGCGAGTAGGGGCCAAAACCAATACCGTAGGGCCCAACATTGGATTATTGTGGCATCTCCTCAGATGTATAAAAGCAGGAATTAGGTACCCCAGTGTCTTTCCAGACCCTGTCTTGGCAATAGCTACTATGTCCCGGTTTTGCAGTGCAACAGGCCATGTCTGAGCTTGAATTGGAGTGGGATTTGAAAAGCCTGCTGCATGGATCTGAAATGGAAAAAAAAATGAATAAGCATCATAAGTGCCTGCCCACCTGCAGCAGGTAATTTGTATTTTCCATAGCGAGTAAAAAATGGTTGCAAACAATGAGAAAGGGTTAAATTCTATCCTAGGTGAATATGGCTGCTTACTTAAGCAACTCAAGGCATGAAGCTCTTTGTTGATTCAGTGGCAGAGACAAGCAGGAAGCCTCAGCCACATTTTATAATCTGAAACAACATCAATCCTCCCAATACTTGTCAGCAGAAAATAGCCACAAGTATTTCACTAAAGTGCCCAGAAATTGAAAACTAATCATTGTATTAGGGCACTCAGCATCACCGCGAATCCATTGTGCTACATCAGTGAGCAATACCATACGATGTGCTCACTACGAGAGAAGATAATTTTCCATTTCGAAGATGTCATTTTCAGTGGCCCACATTGTCAAGAATTTTTAGGTTAAGATAAATTGTAGATAGATAATGCATCCATTGATCCACAAGTAGGCAAAGCCCAACTAAAGAAGATATACCTCTCTCAGAATCTCTGGAGGGAATCCAGTAGCCTCAAATGTCATAAACGGAGCAGGAACGTTCTCACCCTGGATATTAAAAAAATTGGAGTCAAAATATAAATAATCAACAGGTGAAAGTATAAAAGAATAATAAACAGCTAGCAGTCTAACTAAACAAGAAAATGAACTTGTACACCAAGAGAAATATTCTGAAATACCCTGTTACCGAGCTATACATAAGGGAACAGGGCATACTAAAATATGTCCAACTGCAGAAGTGCACCTCTCAGGCTTTTGGTATCTCGAATGTATTTCTCTGTGCAAAACAAATTAGACTATACCTCTGTCTGGTTTTCTTGAGTGGCAATTGGCCAGAGATGTATACATCATGCTTGAAATGTCAGATATGTGTGCcacaaaaaatattttttagtCATGTAAATGTTAGATATCATCCAGTACCTCTATTATGCAAACTATTTGTAATTTCGTTGCCCTGGTAATGAAATTCGGTTTTACCATTGTGGGAAAAAAAAACCACATGTGGAACAGCATTTCCAGAATGTTTAAGTACAATGGCAAACAGCCTCTGGAGATATTTGAAGTTGTAAACTGTCTTAGTTTTGCGACAAAATATGTCTATGCAATCAACTCCTTACCATGGCAGTGACTTCATGGTGTTGACGGTATGCATCAGCTGAAGATACGCTTGGAAAATCTGGAGGAGCAAACATACTTGACGGTGGCCTCACTGAAGTTCCAATAGGCAATGGACCAAGATTATGTGAATTTGGTACTGAATGTGGAGGTGCCATGTTATAACCACCAAAATTGTCTGGACGAGGATAAGGCGGCCCATTATGCATGCCCTGCCGCAGAAGTTTACACAAATCAGAGTGAATGGTTAGAACTTTAGAATTAAGATTAGCATGAGCATAATATATAGAAAGCATTGAATATATCAGAAAGCTAATGGGATTCTTGCCAACATTTTTACAACTAGTTCCATTGATATGGTGCGGAAATATCATCAGACTCTATAATGTACAAGAAAGTTTATAGCTTATTACTGTTATGGTAGGACATAAATTTAGGCAGTATAAGGGTGAGGTTTTGGCTTCATTAAGATTTAACATTACTGTACCAAAGATTATTACCATAGGATTTTGTGAAGTTGGGAGAGGAGCAAGATTTGGCTGCTGCTGGAGAACCTTTGTTCCATCAAACCTTCCATAAGAGTGAGGGTCATCTCTTTCAATGTGACCATCACTATTACCCCTATCAAAACCCATTGGAGGTCGAATTGGTGATGGACCAACATGATTTAGAACTGCAAGGCCACTAACAGGTTTTTGCTGGTAGTTTGTATCAGCTCCACCTTGATGCATTTGTGCAGGTGAGTTCATGAAACCCATGTTATTAGTCTCAGCAGAGGATGATCCACCAGGAAGATGCTTGGCAGGATATAATGGCCCACCAactccaggtatatttggctggCTACTAAGGGCTCCAGGATGTTGATGACTAGAAGGTAACTGCTGATTTGGAAGAGGAGCTTGGCCACGCTGCTGACTAAGTGGTAATGAAAAGCCAGTTCGCTTGCCTTCATGAACTCCTCCATCATCATCCTTCAACAATGGA
This sequence is a window from Miscanthus floridulus cultivar M001 chromosome 10, ASM1932011v1, whole genome shotgun sequence. Protein-coding genes within it:
- the LOC136487339 gene encoding uncharacterized protein, translated to MAAAPARALAANKRWGFAAAAAAPGRTPAAGVVETAPKPTDLPTQRGALPWGDRPMSLAPNAWGSSSLLSLKKGEGSGSFVNINDHPSSPGSLSMSTDKSDLLDSPVSCGRTSHDSVTAISRPQSTELRSGSWKFAHSQISFLDVLKAPLRTIAKKAIVFKGDHLLALLLSRHEMNEERSH
- the LOC136487342 gene encoding DEAD-box ATP-dependent RNA helicase 40-like, translating into MAAQEAAAADSSGPRFAPDDPTLPAPWKALIDGATLYYWNPETNVTQYEKPAATAGVLPLPAGPPPPTPAQVPEPAPGAYSQPNLQFGQAGQAGHQERPGQAAYPPQAGQLGQQQHTQQPAQQQPFQQHVTAQHQASFQQVPYQQQQTHMPNQPHQYHSAHPQHMLYQHGPYMQPQQQQQAPPYSYQADQQPQMPQTAYNQAQQPPMPQPTYNQGQSQQPPMPQPSYNQGQVQQPLMPQTSYNQGQAQQPPMPQPSYNQGQQSMIPQSAYNQAQQPQILHGAYNQSQQPQGVRVSQSQGQHPQQSLSFHHPAQASQSPQVSQPQGLEMPSQQGKLQHGLPFTQYGKPPLSHGQQSPLLKDDDGGVHEGKRTGFSLPLSQQRGQAPLPNQQLPSSHQHPGALSSQPNIPGVGGPLYPAKHLPGGSSSAETNNMGFMNSPAQMHQGGADTNYQQKPVSGLAVLNHVGPSPIRPPMGFDRGNSDGHIERDDPHSYGRFDGTKVLQQQPNLAPLPTSQNPMGMHNGPPYPRPDNFGGYNMAPPHSVPNSHNLGPLPIGTSVRPPSSMFAPPDFPSVSSADAYRQHHEVTAMGENVPAPFMTFEATGFPPEILREIHAAGFSNPTPIQAQTWPVALQNRDIVAIAKTGSGKTLGYLIPAFIHLRRCHNNPMLGPTVLVLAPTRELASQIQDEVVKFGQSSRVSCTCLYGGASKGPQLRELERGADIVVATPGRLNDVLEMKKISLHQVSLLVLDEADRMLDMGFEPQIRKIVDEIPNTRQTLMYTATWPKEVTKIAGDLLRDPVQVNIGSIDELVANKSITQYVEVVPPMDKQRRLEQILRDQERGSKIIIFCSTKKMCDQLARGIGRNFNAVSIHGDKSQAERENVLNQFRTGRAPILVATDVAARGLDIKDIRVVINYDFPTGIEDYVHRIGRTGRAGATGVSYTFLSEQDWKYAGDLVKLLQGANQHVPPQLQDMAARSASGGPRNQAAGMSRWDGPGGRRFEPGPGGPVGYGGVREGPGGFGGREGPGGFGVRESPAMFGGPEGPDGLGGRAGPGGFGGREGPGGFGGHESPGGFGGREREGPGGFGGRKGPGGFGGRDGPGSGGFGGRGERGSGGFGSRGGASPGGFGGRGGRRDSSGFGGRGRGDFSGFGGRGRGDSPGFGGRGRGDFSGGRGGRGRGFGGRGRSDRGPHDWFVSDGRGRYDNRRGYGDKGRDRSCSRSPDRGRSRGYDRRTDSRSISRSRSRSRSWSRSRSRSGSWSRSRSRSSSRSRSRSRSRDHGAAPERRPRARTGFDVLPPATGAAGSAPVPVPGPAPPPVPALAPEQSLADTSTMSPMSPGGLVQPAAAAPLICGGNDNSFGGTPAGQPFQGTDAAFPSFPAGETFPGAAVQQAAPDV